The genomic window TGGGTTCCAAACAGAAGGGGTTGTTGCTTGGGGATGTTAAAAAAAGTAAAAAAGAAGGGAGGTGATATGTATGAAAAAAACAATAAAAGGATTTACTCTTATAGAGCTTCTCATCGTTATCGCTATTATTGGAATACTAGCTTCTATTGTATTAGTGAGTTTAAGTAATGCTCGAACAAGAGCTCAAGTAGCTTCTTTTAAAGCAGCTGCGTCTTCTTGGAATGCAGCCGCTGTGGTTGAGTGTGATAAGGCAACACCAGCACTTGGCGTTGCTCCATTTGCAGCCGCTAGTCCTATAACTAATGGATCCGTTACTACTGCTGTTACTTGTAG from Candidatus Moraniibacteriota bacterium includes these protein-coding regions:
- a CDS encoding type II secretion system protein, which translates into the protein MKKTIKGFTLIELLIVIAIIGILASIVLVSLSNARTRAQVASFKAAASSWNAAAVVECDKATPALGVAPFAAASPITNGSVTTAVTCSAGAVAGGVVTMTNTFGVCTGTLQSNGTGVTFAGAGC